Proteins found in one Cetobacterium ceti genomic segment:
- the disA gene encoding DNA integrity scanning diadenylate cyclase DisA: protein MNKKELLNILSQVTPGTELREGIYNILDAGLGALIVVGVGEDILKIIDGGFKIDCEYTPERIYELAKMDGAIIIDETVNMIYYANVHLQPSVEYTTSESGTRHRTAQRVAKQTNNLVIAISERKKSVSLYKGDMRYRLRDTSDVMAEASQALKTLERYRYVLDKSLGNLTILELDDLVTMYEVTSVLQRFEMVKRIMKELDNYVIELGTEGRLINLQLEELIQGVQEEKYYFLKDYCNSDDLEIGNIIGELEKLSDSELLELERLSFILGYGKTYSALDNRVSPKGYRVLDKISKLTKKDIEKLISIYGDLSTIQVTPMDELVEIKGISKFKVKAIQSGLMRLKLTVELEK from the coding sequence ATGAATAAAAAAGAGTTGTTAAATATCCTTTCTCAGGTGACTCCAGGTACAGAATTAAGAGAGGGAATATATAATATTCTAGATGCTGGATTAGGTGCTCTTATTGTTGTAGGGGTAGGTGAGGATATTTTAAAAATAATTGATGGTGGATTTAAAATTGATTGTGAATATACACCTGAACGTATTTATGAATTAGCTAAAATGGATGGAGCCATAATTATAGATGAAACTGTAAATATGATATATTATGCCAATGTCCATTTACAACCTAGTGTGGAATATACTACAAGTGAAAGTGGAACAAGACATAGAACAGCTCAAAGAGTTGCAAAACAAACAAATAATTTAGTAATAGCTATTTCAGAGAGAAAAAAATCAGTTAGTCTTTATAAGGGTGATATGAGATATAGACTAAGAGATACTTCTGATGTAATGGCAGAAGCTTCACAGGCTTTAAAAACTCTAGAAAGATATAGATATGTATTGGATAAATCCCTAGGGAATTTAACTATTTTAGAATTAGATGACTTAGTGACAATGTATGAAGTCACTTCAGTTCTTCAAAGATTTGAAATGGTTAAAAGAATTATGAAGGAACTAGATAATTATGTAATCGAATTAGGAACAGAGGGAAGACTTATAAATCTTCAACTTGAAGAATTAATTCAAGGAGTTCAAGAGGAAAAATATTATTTTCTAAAGGATTATTGTAATAGTGATGATTTAGAAATTGGGAATATTATTGGAGAATTAGAAAAATTATCAGATAGTGAGCTTTTGGAATTAGAGAGATTATCCTTTATTTTAGGTTATGGGAAAACATATTCAGCCCTAGATAATAGAGTTTCTCCTAAGGGATATAGAGTTTTAGATAAAATTAGTAAACTGACAAAGAAAGATATTGAGAAATTAATTTCAATATATGGGGATTTATCGACTATACAGGTAACTCCTATGGATGAGTTAGTTGAAATAAAGGGAATAAGTAAGTTTAAAGTTAAGGCTATTCAATCTGGACTTATGAGATTGAAATTAACTGTAGAACTTGAAAAATAA
- the coaD gene encoding pantetheine-phosphate adenylyltransferase: MNIAVYAGSFDPITKGHQDVIKRAAKICDKLIVAVLNNNNKKYWFSLEERKELTREVLKDIPNIEVKDFSGLLVNFMEQEGANLVIRGLRAVSDYEYELALAYGNREIADIDIETIFLPASKEFLYLSSSVVREVAMYDGKLEKFVDERIIDKVKERAFSLKK, translated from the coding sequence ATGAATATAGCAGTTTATGCAGGAAGTTTTGACCCTATAACAAAGGGCCATCAAGATGTTATAAAAAGAGCAGCAAAAATATGTGATAAATTAATTGTAGCTGTTTTAAATAATAATAATAAAAAATATTGGTTTTCCTTAGAGGAGAGAAAAGAGTTAACTAGAGAGGTGCTAAAGGATATTCCTAATATAGAGGTAAAGGATTTTTCTGGACTTTTGGTTAATTTTATGGAACAAGAAGGAGCTAATTTAGTCATAAGAGGTTTAAGGGCAGTATCAGATTATGAATATGAGCTGGCCTTAGCTTATGGAAATAGAGAGATTGCAGATATTGACATTGAAACTATATTTCTTCCTGCATCAAAGGAGTTTTTATATTTAAGCTCTAGTGTGGTAAGAGAAGTTGCAATGTATGATGGAAAATTGGAAAAATTTGTAGATGAGAGAATAATTGATAAGGTTAAGGAAAGAGCATTTTCTTTAAAGAAATAG
- the radA gene encoding DNA repair protein RadA, whose translation MGKEKSFYICGECGYKSSKWLGKCPSCNTWGSLEEKEEVSTFINTKTSKNTSGIIDKVYNFANIELDENYRYKTSIGEFDRLLGGGLVKGEVILITGNPGIGKSTLLLQTAKEYTAYGDVLYISGEESPAQIKSRGDRLNVNSENLYLINETDIQKIGEYIIIKKPKVVIIDSIQTLYSSNSDSIPGTPTQIKESTLKIVELAKKYDVSFFIVGHITKEGKVAGPKLLEHMVDAVFQFEGEEGLFYRILRSEKNRFGSTNELAIFSMEEDGLKEVKNSSEFFLSEREEKNVGSMVVPVLEGTKVFLLEIQSLVTDSNMGIPKRIVQGYDRNRIQILTAIAEKRMGLNIGMKDLFINIPGGLSIKDPAADLGVLISMVSICRNVAISQKIAAIGELGLRGEIRKAFFIDKRLRELEKLGFKGVYIPEANRKEVEKKSYNLKLIYLKNLDEFIERMSRDE comes from the coding sequence ATGGGGAAAGAAAAGAGTTTTTACATATGTGGTGAATGCGGATATAAAAGTAGTAAGTGGTTAGGAAAATGCCCCTCTTGTAACACTTGGGGAAGCTTAGAAGAAAAGGAAGAAGTGTCAACTTTTATAAATACAAAAACTTCTAAAAATACAAGTGGAATTATCGATAAGGTATATAATTTTGCTAATATAGAATTAGATGAGAATTATAGATATAAAACATCTATAGGAGAGTTTGATCGACTTTTAGGTGGAGGTCTTGTGAAGGGTGAAGTTATTTTAATCACAGGAAATCCTGGAATAGGAAAGTCCACACTACTATTACAAACTGCAAAGGAATACACAGCATATGGAGATGTTCTTTATATTTCTGGAGAGGAATCACCTGCCCAAATAAAATCAAGGGGAGATAGATTAAATGTAAATAGTGAAAATTTATATTTAATTAATGAAACTGATATACAAAAGATAGGTGAATATATTATAATAAAGAAGCCAAAGGTAGTTATAATAGATTCAATACAAACTTTATACAGTTCAAATAGTGATTCTATCCCAGGAACACCAACTCAAATAAAGGAAAGTACTTTGAAAATAGTTGAACTTGCTAAAAAATATGATGTGTCATTTTTTATAGTAGGTCATATAACCAAAGAGGGAAAAGTAGCAGGGCCTAAGCTATTAGAGCATATGGTAGATGCAGTTTTTCAATTTGAAGGGGAAGAGGGTCTATTTTATAGAATTCTTAGAAGTGAAAAAAATAGATTTGGTTCAACTAATGAATTAGCAATTTTTAGTATGGAAGAGGACGGACTAAAGGAAGTTAAAAACTCTTCGGAATTTTTCTTAAGTGAACGGGAAGAGAAAAATGTAGGAAGTATGGTTGTTCCAGTTTTAGAGGGGACAAAGGTATTTTTGCTAGAGATCCAATCCCTAGTAACAGATAGTAATATGGGAATACCTAAGCGAATAGTTCAGGGATATGATAGAAATAGAATACAGATACTTACAGCAATAGCAGAAAAGAGAATGGGACTTAATATAGGAATGAAAGATTTATTTATAAATATTCCAGGTGGTTTGTCTATAAAGGATCCAGCAGCTGATTTAGGAGTTTTAATTTCAATGGTATCCATATGTAGAAATGTAGCAATAAGCCAGAAGATTGCCGCAATAGGAGAATTGGGATTAAGGGGAGAGATCAGAAAGGCTTTTTTCATAGACAAAAGATTAAGAGAGCTTGAAAAGTTAGGTTTCAAAGGAGTTTATATACCTGAGGCCAATAGAAAAGAAGTTGAGAAAAAGAGTTACAATCTTAAATTAATTTATTTGAAAAACTTAGATGAATTTATTGAAAGGATGAGCAGAGATGAATAA
- a CDS encoding heavy metal translocating P-type ATPase yields MEKIYKLSNVTCQSCVRLIETVLSKTEGVTSATVNLATETLNIDFNPEIILEEEWIKKLTDLGYGVKEIKDLKEVNLKIEGMHCQSCVSLIEKMIPKLKGVKSINVNLATETGMVTYDSEIIKLSEILKKMEELGFKGRKIEELKTEDIEEDKKKLKKDFNEFLLAIIFGGLIFYISMGHMIGLPIPKIINPEFNPLNFALIQLIFSIPVIYSGRRFYTVGLKQLAKGTPSMDSLIALGTGAAFLYSLHGTYEIFKGANEYAHMLYYESGVVIIALISLGKYLEKISKGKTSEAIKKLLTLQSKKANLIRENEIVEVDIEEVEEGDILLVKPGESVPSDGVVIDGHSSIDESMLTGESIPIEKLPGEKVYGASINGNGSLKIKVTATGKNTVLSKIIKLVENAQGSKAPIARMADVVSGYFVPAVIVIAVLSSLTWYYLGKNGIVTIPDSPSVFALTILISVLVIACPCSLGLATPTAIMVGTGKGAELGILIKSGVALEKAHKIDTIVFDKTGTITEGKPRVTDIISLGNRKVDELLRIGSSLEVYSEHPLGSAIVLEGKNKGFEFLEVKNFKSVTGQGVKGIIDGMEVLIGNRKFMENSNIELKNIEQLNDLGTLGKTPMLMGINGKLEGIIAVADRVKEDSKITVDILHKMGLKVVMLTGDNKKTAEAIGKEVGIDIVISEVTPEDKYLEIKRLQGEGLKVAMVGDGINDSPALVQADVGIAVGGGTDIAMESADIVLMKNTIRDVPLAMELSHSTIKNIKENLFWAFIYNGLGIPLAAGLLYPITGHLLNPMIAGGAMALSSVSVVSNALRLRFFKSKY; encoded by the coding sequence ATGGAAAAAATATATAAATTAAGTAATGTAACATGTCAATCCTGTGTAAGATTAATAGAAACTGTATTATCAAAAACAGAGGGAGTAACAAGTGCTACTGTAAATTTAGCCACAGAAACTTTAAATATAGATTTTAATCCTGAAATTATTTTAGAAGAGGAGTGGATAAAAAAATTAACTGATTTGGGATATGGAGTTAAGGAGATTAAAGATTTAAAAGAGGTTAATTTAAAAATAGAGGGGATGCATTGTCAATCCTGTGTAAGTTTAATTGAGAAAATGATTCCTAAACTAAAGGGAGTAAAAAGTATAAATGTAAATTTAGCCACAGAAACAGGAATGGTAACCTATGATTCAGAAATTATAAAACTTTCAGAGATTTTGAAAAAAATGGAAGAACTGGGATTTAAAGGGAGAAAAATAGAAGAATTAAAAACAGAGGATATAGAGGAAGATAAGAAAAAGTTAAAAAAAGATTTTAATGAATTTTTACTTGCCATAATATTTGGAGGATTAATTTTTTATATATCCATGGGACATATGATAGGATTACCTATTCCTAAAATAATTAATCCAGAATTTAATCCATTGAATTTTGCTTTGATCCAATTGATATTTTCCATACCAGTTATTTATAGTGGAAGAAGATTTTATACAGTGGGATTAAAACAATTGGCTAAGGGAACTCCATCAATGGATTCTCTAATAGCTTTAGGAACAGGAGCAGCTTTTTTATATAGCCTTCATGGAACATATGAAATATTTAAGGGAGCCAATGAATATGCTCACATGCTTTATTATGAATCAGGAGTTGTTATTATAGCCTTAATATCCCTTGGAAAATATTTAGAGAAAATAAGTAAGGGAAAAACCTCTGAAGCTATAAAAAAACTTTTAACTTTACAAAGTAAAAAAGCAAATTTAATTAGAGAAAATGAAATTGTTGAAGTTGATATTGAAGAGGTTGAAGAGGGAGATATTTTATTGGTAAAACCTGGGGAAAGTGTACCTAGTGATGGAGTTGTAATAGATGGGCATAGTTCTATTGATGAGTCTATGTTAACAGGAGAAAGTATTCCAATAGAAAAACTTCCAGGAGAAAAGGTATATGGTGCAAGTATAAATGGAAATGGAAGTTTAAAGATTAAAGTTACTGCAACGGGGAAAAATACAGTTTTATCTAAGATAATAAAATTAGTTGAAAATGCCCAAGGGTCAAAAGCACCTATAGCTAGAATGGCCGATGTAGTTTCTGGATATTTTGTTCCTGCAGTTATAGTAATAGCCGTATTATCATCTTTAACTTGGTATTATTTAGGAAAAAATGGAATTGTGACTATTCCAGACTCTCCTAGTGTATTTGCTTTAACTATTTTAATATCAGTATTGGTAATAGCTTGCCCTTGTTCTTTAGGTCTTGCCACACCTACTGCAATAATGGTAGGAACTGGAAAGGGAGCAGAATTAGGAATTTTAATAAAATCTGGAGTTGCTTTGGAAAAGGCACATAAAATAGATACTATAGTTTTTGATAAAACAGGAACTATAACAGAGGGAAAACCTAGAGTTACAGATATTATTTCTTTAGGAAATAGAAAAGTTGATGAACTTTTAAGAATAGGAAGTTCCTTAGAGGTTTATTCGGAACATCCTTTAGGAAGTGCAATAGTTTTAGAGGGGAAAAATAAAGGTTTTGAATTTTTAGAGGTAAAAAACTTTAAATCTGTTACAGGGCAAGGAGTTAAGGGAATTATAGACGGAATGGAAGTTTTAATTGGAAACAGGAAGTTTATGGAAAATTCAAATATAGAATTGAAAAATATAGAGCAATTAAATGATTTAGGAACTCTTGGAAAAACTCCTATGTTAATGGGGATAAATGGAAAACTAGAGGGAATTATAGCCGTAGCTGATAGAGTAAAAGAGGACTCTAAAATAACAGTGGATATTTTACATAAAATGGGACTAAAAGTAGTTATGTTAACAGGGGATAATAAAAAAACTGCAGAAGCCATAGGAAAAGAAGTTGGAATTGATATAGTTATATCTGAGGTTACTCCTGAGGATAAATATTTAGAGATAAAGAGATTACAAGGAGAGGGACTAAAGGTAGCTATGGTAGGAGATGGAATAAACGATTCCCCTGCACTGGTTCAAGCTGATGTTGGAATTGCAGTTGGTGGTGGAACTGATATAGCTATGGAAAGTGCAGATATAGTTCTTATGAAAAATACCATTAGAGATGTACCTCTTGCAATGGAACTTAGTCACAGTACAATAAAAAATATAAAGGAAAATTTATTCTGGGCATTTATATATAATGGCTTGGGAATACCTTTAGCTGCAGGATTATTATATCCTATTACTGGGCATTTATTAAATCCTATGATTGCAGGGGGAGCTATGGCTCTTAGTTCTGTATCTGTGGTTTCAAATGCTTTAAGATTAAGATTTTTTAAAAGTAAATACTAG